A window of archaeon BMS3Bbin15 genomic DNA:
TTTTTAACAATTCTTCTCAAGGATTCAGTCTCATCCTGTTTTAAATTAATAGTAATTCGCTTCATACAAAAAATGATGACATCCAAATATATAAATATAGTGAAGAATTAGTCTGTCAGAGTACTAGATATTCTAAGAAAATTTATATTCTAAAAGCAAATGGATTTATCAACTATGCTATCTACTCCCCCAATAGAAAACTTTAAGACTGTTTAAATCATAATATTTTAAGAGGGACGGTAGCATGGAAAGCGGAAACTTTATATCGAAGGGTGTGGCAGGAAATCCAGTTTTTTCACTACATGACGATTCAAAAATACTTAGATACACAAAATCGATTTGCCCTGAATGTCTATCAGCAGGAAAAGTTAATATTTTAAATGCAATAGTCTATGAAAAAGACAATAAAATTTTCATTGAAAAGCACTGCAACATGCATGGAAACTTCGAAGAGATTTACTGGGGAGATGCAGAACTTTATCACAGTGCAGAAAAGTTTGCTAATAAAGGATTGAAAATTCTAAATCCCAATGTTTTTAACCCAAAGAAAAGCTGCCCCACCAAATGTGGACTCTGTGAAGAGCATGAGAGCCACACAGGTCTGGCAAATGTTGTGGTCACAAACAGGTGCAACCTGAACTGCTGGTACTGTTTCTTCTATGCAAAAGAAGGAAGCAGAATTTATGAACCAAATATGGAAACTATAAGGGAGATGTTCAGGGTTTTAAGGAAAGAAAAACCGGTAGCTACAGAAGCTGTTCAGATTACAGGAGGAGAGCCCACTCTGAGAGATGACCTTATTGATATAATAAAAACTGCCAGAGAAGAGGGATTTATGAACATCCTTCTCAATACCAATGGAATAGAAATTTCACGAAAACCTGAGCTTGCACAGAGGGTTAAAAAAGCTGCAAATGGTGGTCATGTTATACTCTACATGAGCTTTGATGGCATAAGCAGAAAGACAAATCCTAAAAACTATTATGAAATTCCAGGAGCAATCGAGAATGCAAGGAAAGCAAACCTGAATATTGTGCTTGTTCCTACTATAATAAGAGGAGTAAATGACCATGAAATTGGAGATATTATCAAATTTGCTCTGGCAAATAACGATGTTATAAGAGGTGTTAACTTTCAGCCAGTTTCCCTTGTGGGAAAAATGCCCAGAGACGAAAGAGAAAGAAGGAGGATTACAATTCCAGATGTGATAAAGAAGATAGAGGAGCAGACCGGAGGAGCTGTCACCAGAGATGACTTCTTCCCTGTACCCAGCACTGCAATACTGACAGAATTTATGGAAGCTCTATTCAATACTCATAAATATCGCCTCTCAACCCACTTTGCATGCGGTATGGCAACCTATGTATTTATAGATAAGAACAGTATAGTATCTCTCCCCACATTCTTCGATTTGAAAGGATTTTTTGATTACCTCCAGGAACTTGAAGAAGAGGTTAAAGAAAGCAGATTAAACATTGCGGGTAGAGGGATAGCAATTGTAAAGGCTCTCAGAAGAATATCAGAATTTATAGACGAGAAAACAATACCAGAGAATCTTGACCTTAAGAAAATACTTTTGTCTTCTTTCTTCAGAGGTTCCTATCACGAGCTTGAAGCAATCCATAAAGGTTCCCTATTTATAGGAATGATGCATTTCCAGGATGCATACAATTATGACATAGATAGAGTCAAGAAGTGCTCGGTGCATTATGCATTACCTGATGGAAGAATAGTACCCTTCTGTGCTTTCAATGTAATCCCGGAGTTATACAGAGACAGGGTGCAGGAGAAGTTCAGTATTGCAGGTGAGAAATGGGAGTATAACACAGGCAGAAAGCTATCTCATGATAAATATAAAAGAGATTTTACAGAAGATGACATTAAAGCAATAGAGAAGTTTTATACAGAATCTTTAAATGAAGTTAAATTATATGGTCACTTAGGGTGACTAAGATGATAGGCACGAATGAGTTACTTATAATACTTCTTGTAGTTCTTGTGCTTTTTGGAGGAAATAAACTTCCAGAGCTGGCAAGGAGTGTTGGAAAGGCCAGAGTAGAGTTTAAAAAGGGTATTGAAGAGGAAGAAGAAAAGAAAGAAGAAGAGAAGAAGGAAGAAGAAGATGATAGGAAATAGTGAGCTTATAATTATAGCTATTGTAGCCCTTTTACTGTTTGGTCCTGATAAACTTCCAGAGTTAGCCAGAACCATTGGTAAGGCTTCTGCAGAGTTCAAAAAAGCTTCCAGAGAGGCGGAAAGAGAACTGACTGAAGAGTTTGAAGAAACTAAAGAGCATTTAAGCCTCAAAGAAATTGACACAAAATTTATGGAAGAGCTAAAAGGTAAAAAGAAATTATAGATATCTTCTGATTTTCGAAAGTATAGCAGACTTTGGAAGCGCTCCCACAATCCTTTCAACTATCTGGCCATTTTTGAATATTATCATAGTTGGTATACTCATAGCCTGATACTTCATTGCCGACTTTGAATTTTCATCAACATTTATCTTTGCTACAACCAGTTTCCCATGCAAATCTCTCCTTACAATCTCCTCCAGAACTGGCGCGACCATCTTGCAGGGAGCACACCAGTCAGCATAAAAATCAACCAGAAGGAGCGGATACTTCCTCACAGTTTCTTCCAGAGTAGAATCATTGACATAAACAGGTGAATCAGGATATTCCACTCTGTTCTCCTGCTCCGATTTGGAAGTTCTCTTTAACATCTCCTCAAGTTTTTTCTTCTTTATAAGTTCAACTTCATCCATGCTATCACCTCACCAGCTTACCTATAGTATTGAGAAGCTCCTGCTTATCAGTATAACCAACATATATCTGAACAAGCTGAGCATTACCATTAAAAAACATCATTGTTGGCGTACCTCTAACCCCATATTTAGAAGTTAAAGCAGAGTATTTATCAACATCAATATACACAACATTTAGCTTTCCTGAATATGTTCTCTGAAGCTCATTAATTACAGGTTTTTCCATCTTGCAGGGGGGACACCAGGTAGCATAGAACATTACAAGAGTAGGCATTCCAGAGTTCAAAGCCTGAGATAATTCTGCCTCCGACCCTCCTGCTTTCTTGCTTCCTGTACACCCAGCTGCCAGAACCAGCAGTCCAAGTAGTATAACTATTGCCAGTTTCTTCATATATCTCGCCTTCAATTAATTATTTATATATATTAAAGTTATAAGTTTATAAGTTGAATTTTGATTAACATGTTCAACTTATTTGAACACATCTGAGGAATTGATATGCTGGAAGCAAAAAGTATAATATGTGCACATGACCATAGTATTGACTTTGTAATGCAGTGTCTGCTTGGCATAAGGG
This region includes:
- the tatAy_2 gene encoding sec-independent protein translocase protein TatAy; this translates as MIGNSELIIIAIVALLLFGPDKLPELARTIGKASAEFKKASREAERELTEEFEETKEHLSLKEIDTKFMEELKGKKKL
- the trxA_2 gene encoding thioredoxin-1, which codes for MKKLAIVILLGLLVLAAGCTGSKKAGGSEAELSQALNSGMPTLVMFYATWCPPCKMEKPVINELQRTYSGKLNVVYIDVDKYSALTSKYGVRGTPTMMFFNGNAQLVQIYVGYTDKQELLNTIGKLVR
- the moaA_1 gene encoding cyclic pyranopterin monophosphate synthase, producing MESGNFISKGVAGNPVFSLHDDSKILRYTKSICPECLSAGKVNILNAIVYEKDNKIFIEKHCNMHGNFEEIYWGDAELYHSAEKFANKGLKILNPNVFNPKKSCPTKCGLCEEHESHTGLANVVVTNRCNLNCWYCFFYAKEGSRIYEPNMETIREMFRVLRKEKPVATEAVQITGGEPTLRDDLIDIIKTAREEGFMNILLNTNGIEISRKPELAQRVKKAANGGHVILYMSFDGISRKTNPKNYYEIPGAIENARKANLNIVLVPTIIRGVNDHEIGDIIKFALANNDVIRGVNFQPVSLVGKMPRDERERRRITIPDVIKKIEEQTGGAVTRDDFFPVPSTAILTEFMEALFNTHKYRLSTHFACGMATYVFIDKNSIVSLPTFFDLKGFFDYLQELEEEVKESRLNIAGRGIAIVKALRRISEFIDEKTIPENLDLKKILLSSFFRGSYHELEAIHKGSLFIGMMHFQDAYNYDIDRVKKCSVHYALPDGRIVPFCAFNVIPELYRDRVQEKFSIAGEKWEYNTGRKLSHDKYKRDFTEDDIKAIEKFYTESLNEVKLYGHLG
- the tatAy_1 gene encoding sec-independent protein translocase protein TatAy, with amino-acid sequence MIGTNELLIILLVVLVLFGGNKLPELARSVGKARVEFKKGIEEEEEKKEEEKKEEEDDRK
- the trxA_1 gene encoding thioredoxin yields the protein MDEVELIKKKKLEEMLKRTSKSEQENRVEYPDSPVYVNDSTLEETVRKYPLLLVDFYADWCAPCKMVAPVLEEIVRRDLHGKLVVAKINVDENSKSAMKYQAMSIPTMIIFKNGQIVERIVGALPKSAILSKIRRYL